TGCGGGCCGCCATGAGCTGGGTGACCGCGCCGAGGTACTCCTCGGGCACGTCGATGGTCATGTGCTCCATCGGCTCGTGGACCTTGCCGTCGATGACCTGGGTCACGACCTGCGGCTTGCCCACGGTGAGCTCGAAGCCCTCCCGGCGCATGGTCTCGACGAGGATGGACAGCGCCATCTCGCCACGGCCCTGCACCTCCCAGTCGTCGGGGCGCTCGGTGTCGAGGACCTTGAGCGAGACGTTGCCCACGAGCTCCTGGTCGAGACGCGCCTTGACCATCCGCGCGGTGAGCTTGGTACCGCCGTTGCGGCCGGCGAGCGGGGAGGTGTTGACGCCGATGGTCATCGAGATCGCCGGCTGGTCGACGGTGATCGCGGGCAGCGCCACCGGGTTCTCCGGGTCCGCGAGCGTGTCACCGATCATGATGTCGCTGATGCCGGCCACCGCCACGATGTCGCCGGCGACGGCCTCCTCGGTGGGCATCCGCTCGACGCCCTTGGTCGCGAGGAGTTCCGAGATCCGCACGGACTTGGTCTCCTGACCGCCGTCCGGGAGGTTGTGGATCCACGCCACCTGCTGCCCCTTGCGGAGACGGCCGTTGTGGATACGGACCAGACCGATACGGCCGAGGAAGTTGGACGCGTCCAGGTTGGTCACGTGGGCCTGCAGCGGGGCGTCGGCGTCACCGCGGGGGGCAGGGATCACGTCGTAGAGGAGGGCGAAGAGTTCGTCCAGGTTCTCGCCGGCCGGTTCCTCGCCGTTGGCGGGCTGGGTGGTCGAGGCCTTACCTGCGCGCCCGGAGGCGAACACCACGGGCAGCTCGAGCGCGCGCTCGGCCGCGGCCTGGGCGTCCGGGTCCTCGAGATCGGAGGCGAGACCGATGAGGAGGTCCTGGGCGTCTTCGACGACCTCGTCGATGCGGGCGTCCGGACGGTCGGTCTTGTTGACCACGATGATGACCGGCAGGGATGCCGCCAGCGCCTTGCGCAGGACGAACCGGGTCTGCGGAAGCGGACCCTCCGAGGAGTCGATGAGCAGGACGACGCCGTCGACCATGTTGAGGCCGCGCTCGACCTCGCCGCCGAAGTCGGCGTGGCCGGGGGTGTCGATGATGTTGAAGACGAGGTCGGCGCCGCCCGACCCTGCGCCGAGACGCCGTACCGACGTGTTCTTGGCGAGGATCGTGATGCCCTTCTCGCGCTCGAGGTCACCCGAGTCCATGACCCGGTCCACGAGCTCCGCGCGTTCGTCGAACGCTCCGGACTGGCGCAGCATCGCGTCGACGAGTGTCGTCTTACCATGGTCGACGTGCGCGACGATGGCGACGTTGCGGAACTCGGTCAGGGCCATACGGTGGGTTCTCCCTCAGAGGCTTTCGGCGCCACGGGCGACTCAGTGGCCGCCGGGCGCGTGGTGGGAATCTGCGGTACTCCCGCGTGATCCACAAGCGCGTCCGGTCGAGCGCGCGTGCGTGTCCACATTACCTGCATCGGCCTCCAGGTCGACATCGCGAGCGCGCGATGTCACACCCACGACGACTGGTGTTATTTACATCACAAGTATCCTCTGCCACACTGGCCCCAGAAGCCACAGCAACAGGGCCTCCGGTATCCACACCTGTGGACGTTGTGAGAGCATCGAACGGTCGATTGGTCGGCCCGCCGACCGGTCCGTCCGCCTCATCCGAAGAATGGACTCGCCAGTGACCCGCCACTCGCTCAGGAACTCTTTCAGGACCCTTGGCCTCGGTGCCGTCGCCGCCGTGGCCGTGTCACTGGCGGTGCCCGCCTCCGCGAGTGCCCAGTCACTGGACGAGTTGGGTCGGCCGACCGAGCCCGTGTTGCAGGCCATCGAGAACCTCTCCGAGCAGCAGTGGATCCCCGAGGAGAGCCGGGGCACCATCGCGCGCCTCGTCGGCTTCTTCCGCGGTTCCGGCGAGCCCGGCACGCCGATACCCGAGAACGGTCCGGTGATCGCCCAGTTCGCCTACCCGACGATCATGGAGAACTGCATCGACGGTGAGCAGACCGCCGTCGGGGCGGCCACCGCCGTGCCGGGCCCCGCCGGCCTCCCCCTGCCCGGCATCCCGGGCGGCCAGCTCGGCTTCGTCTTCACCGCCCTGGGCACCGAGGGCGTCGCACCCCAGCAGGTACAGCCCATGACCGTGGACTGGTTCAACATCAACAACGGTCGCCGTGGCACCACAGTGCTCAGCTACAACGGGATCAACGAGGGCGGTCCGGCAACCCTCAACGGTGTCGCCGACACCGGTCAGGGCCAGGTGCTGATGCTCCTGCAGGGCGGCGTCACCACCACCCTCGCCGGTGGCGGGACGTCCAACTGTGTCTCCCTCCCGCTGGTGGGCAGCGCGTTCGTCCCGTGACCACCGGCGGCGTGGAGCCCGACCGGCTCCACCCCGACATGAGCAAGGCCCGTCTCGCCCTCGCCGGCGGCGGGCCTCTCGTCGTTCTCACGGGTGCCGGTATGAGCGCCGAGAGCGGGGTGCCCACCTTCCGCGACGCCCAGACGGGGCTGTGGGAACGCTATGATCCCACCGCCCTCGCCACACCGGAGGCCTGGAGCCGTGACCGGGACACCGTATGGGCCTGGTACCGCTGGCGCGAGCACCTCGTCGGGGCCGCCGAGCCCAATGCGGGCCACCGCGCGATCGCCCGGGCCGCCGGGGACCGCAGTGTGACGGTGGTGACGCAGAACGTGGACGACCTCCACGAACGGGCCGGGTCCGACGAGGTCCACCACCTCCACGGCAGCCTCTTCGCCCACCGGTGTGACCGGTGTGGGACGCCGATCGCGGCGGGGCCCGCGCCGACCGGGCCCGTGGGTCGGCTCGCCCCGCCCGGGTGCCCCCGGTGTGAGGGACGGGCCAGACCGGGAGTGGTCTGGTTCGGGGAGATGCTCCCGCAACAGCCCTGGGACGCCGCGGTATCCGCGATCTCCGCCGCCTCCGCGGTCCTCGTCGTCGGGACCTCCGGCCTGGTCCATCCCGCCGCGTCGCTCCCCGGCATCGCCGCCGACAACGGCATCCCGGTGGTCGAGGTCAACCCCGGCCCGTCCGGCCTCGGACGAGAGGCGGCCGTCCACCTCCGGGCCACCGCCGGAGAGGCACTCCCGATGCTCCTGGCGCGCTGACCGCGGACCCACCGCGCCGGGGCCGCGTCCGAGGTCACGGATTCGGCGCGGCAGACCGACGGCCGCGCTAGCGTGTGCGCAGCGAGGACCGCCACCGCGGCGTTCCCGCCTCCCCTGCGCACGGGGAGTACACCACCGGAGGTCAGCTCATGTCCGACTCGTCTCCCACCACCCCGTCCCCCACCACCCCGTCCGGCACGGCGGTGATCGCAGCCGAGTTGATCGGCACCTTCTGGCTGGTCCTCGGAGGGTGTGGAACGGCGGTGTTCGCCGCCGTTCAGGTCGCCACCGCCGACACCGGAGACGTCCCCGTGGGCGTCGGTTACCTCGGTGTCTCCCTGGCCTTCGGCCTGACCGTCCTGACCGGCGTATACGCGTTCGGCCACATCTCGGGCGGGCACTTCAACCCGGCCGTGACCGTCGGCGCCGCGATCTCCGGCCGCCTCCCCTGGGCCAAGGCCCCCGTGTACATCGTCAGTCAGGTCGTCGGCGGTCTGCTCGCGGGGGCGCTGATCCTGGTGGTGGCCACCGGCAAGGACGGGTTCGAGGCCACCGGACACATGGCCGCGAACGGCTACGGTGCCAATTCACCGGACGGATACGGGTTGGTCTCGGCCCTGATCATCGAGGTCGTCCTGACCGCGATCTTCGTCTGGGTGATCCTCGGTGCCACGGATCGCCGGGCCCCGGTCGGCTTCGCCCCCGCGGCGATCGGTCTCACACTGACGCTGATCCACCTCATCTCGATCCCGATCACCAACACCTCCGTGAACCCGGCCCGCTCGACCGCCGTGGCGTTCTTCAACGGCGACGGCGCCGTCGGCCAGCTGTGGCTCTTCTGGTTGGCCCCGATCCTCGGCGCCCTGATCGCGGGCTCTCTGTACGGTCCCCTGTTCGGCGAGCGGGTGAAGGTCGAGCGGGTCACGCCGGGCACCGCGGTCTGACGACCCGGGGTACACGGCGAAGGGCCCGCGGGATCATCTCCCACGGGCCCTGCCGTCACTCCGACGTTCCGCGGTCAGCGCCTCGGCTCGTCGCGGTGGGTCCGGCCCAACACCTTGTCCACGATGCCCGGTTCCTCCTGCGGGTGGGCGGCCTGATCGGCGCCCTCCGGGTGACGCCCGGTCTGGTGATCGCCGACGGCTCGATCGCCGACCCCGCGGTCATCGGTCACTGACCCGCGGTCGCCCGCGGTGGCCGCACCGGTCTCGTGGGTCCCGTGGGTCCCGTGGATACCGTGGGTCTCGTCGGTCCCGACCCCGGAGCCCTCGTCGGACCTGGAATGCCGACCACCGGCGTCACCGGTCGTGCCCCCTGTCAGTCCCCCGGCGCCGGCAGTGGTGGCACCGCCGGACGAGGCGACACCGCCGGTCCCTGCAGCTCCGCCTCGCCCGTCGACGCGGGCGGAGTCATCCGCGGCCCCGCCGCGGTCCCCGGCCGGGCCGGGAGCATCGGCTCGGTGCTTGGGATCGAGCTTGTCGGCGTGCTGCTCCATACGGCGCACGTCCTGACGCTGCTCGTCGACCACCGAACGGTGCTGGTCGGCCTCCGACCGCAGTCGATCGGCCTCGGCCGCCTTCGCCTTGGCCTCCTGCTCGGCGGCACCCGCACGATGTTCCTGTTCACGAGCGACGGAGTGCTGACGTTCCAGCTGCTGCTCCCGCTCACGGGCGTCCTTGCGCAGTTCTGCGGCCTCGCCGAGCTTCTTTCTGTTGTTGTTCCTGACGGTCAACGCGATAAGCGCGATGATCAAGACCACTGCGACCACCCCGATGATGATCCAGATGATGGGGTCCATAACTGCCTCCGATTTCAGGGGTCACATCTCATCGGAAACGTAACCCCCCTCCAGACCACCTGCCACCGGTCGGCGCGCGGCCACCGCCCGCGCGGACGCCGCGAGCGTGGCGATCGGGGGCCCGTCGTGGACCTCGTCCTAGTGGGCGCTCCGCGGCAACAGGCCGGCCTCGCGGGCCTCGCGACTCAGCCGTTCACGGTGATCCGGATGGGCGATCGTGATGAGCGCGGCAGCCCGGTCGGACACCGACCGGCCCCTGAGCGTGGCGATCCCGTACTCGGTGACGACGCTCTCGATGATGTTCTTGTGGGTGGTGACCGGACTTCCGGGCGTCAGCGAGAGCGTGATGCGACTGATGCCCCGGGAGGTCTGGGACGGCGTGACGATGAATCCGTGGCCACCGGGAGAGAACCTGCAGCCCCTCGCGAAGTCCGCCTGGCCACCGGCCCCGGACCAGTACCGCCCCCCGATCGTCTCCGACGCCGCCTGCCCGTAGAGGTCGACCTCGCTCGTGGCGTTGATCGAGTGGAGGTTGTGCTCCTGTCCGATCACCCGCGGATCGTTGACGATGTCCACCGGGAGCATGGCGACCGACGGGTTGTTGTGCAGCCAGTCCATGAGCTTCTGCGACCCCACCGCGAAGGTGGTGACGTGCTTGAACGGCCTGCCGGTCTTCCGCGAACCGTCGATGACGCCGGCGTCGACGAGGTCCATCACCCCGTCCGACAGTGCCTCGGTGTGGATCCCCAGGTTCTCGTGCCCGGTCAGCCGCGACAGGACCGCGTTGGGTAGTTTGCCGACGCCCAGTTGCAGGCAGGCGCCGTCCGGCACCCGCTCGGCGATGACGTCCGCGATCGCGTTCTCGATATCTCCGGGCACCGGGGGCTCGATGGTGATCATCGGGACGTCGTTGCGCGTCACGCCCACGACCTGGGAGATGTGGATGTGGTTGCGGCCGAAGGTCCGCGGCATGTTGGCGTTGACCTCGACGAAGAACGGCACCTGCCCGATGAAGGACGCCACGTAGTCGGCGTTGGTGCCCATGGAGAAGAACCCGTGCTCGTCGATCTCGGAGACCGTGGTGACGGCGAGACCGGGTGGGGTGAACTCACGAAGGGTCGCCGGGACCTGCGCGAAGTCCACCGGGACGAGGTCGCACCTGCCCTCGTGGAAGTTCTTCCGCGAACCGGGGCCGAGGAAGTAGTCCACGTGGCGGAGCCTGCCCGGGTAGGCGCCCTCCATGAACGGCAGCGACTCCCAGGGATCCATGTGGTGGATCGTGACGCCGGTGAACCCCTCGGCGCCCGCGTCCAGTGCACGCAGCAGCGCCGGGGGCGCGGCGTTCTGGATAGGCGAGACGATGTGCATCCCCGGGGTGACGTGATCGAGTACCGCCTCGGCGGGTAGCTCCTCGTAGTGGATGTCCTTCATCGCGGTCGCTCTCCAGTGGTCGGGGATGGTGCGGGATCTCCGCCGGGCAGGCGGGTCACGACAGGGCCGGGATGACCTCACGCTCGAAGAGCTCGAGTCCCGAGGTGTCGGTGGCGATCTCGGGGAAGTAGAAGACGCCGTACGTCATCCCCAGGCCCTCGAGGCCGCGGAGCTTCTCCACGATCTGCTCGGGCGTACCCACCGCGGGCAGGTCCCGGTACGCGCCGAGCTGCCGCTCCGCCTCGTCGGCCCCGACGTGGCGGGCCATCCTGTCGCGGAGGAAAGCCAGCCTGTCGGTCACGTCCTTCTCCGTCTCCCCCACCGCCACGTTGTAGTTGGCGGTGCGGGTGATCTCGGACGGGTCCCGGCCCACGTCGGCGCAGTGCCCCAGGAGGACCTCCGATTTGTGGGCGAACCCCTCGGGGCTGCCGTCGAAGTTGGTGTAGTCGGCGTGGCGGGCGGCGATCCTGAGGGTCTTGCGTTCCCCGCCGCCGGCGATCCACATCGGGATGCCGCCGTCCTGCAGTGGGCGGGGCTGCACGATGGCGCCGTCGATCCGGAAGTGCTCGCCGTCGAGCGACACGATGCCGTCGGCCCACGCCTCCAGCATGATTCGCACCCCTTCGTCGAGCATCGCGATCCGCTCACCGGCGGAGGGGAACCCGTAACCGTAGGCCCGCCACTCGTGCTCGTACCAGCCGGCGCCGATCCCCATCTCGACACGTCCGCCGGAGATGTGGTCGACGGTCGAGGCCATCTTCGCCAGCAGTGCGGGGTTCCGGTATCCCAGGCACGTACACATCTGGCCCAGACGGACGCGGGAGGTCACCGCGCCGAGGGCGGACATCAGACTCCACGCCTCGTGCGTGGCTTCCCCGGTGGTCAGTGGGGCGGTGTGCATGTGGTCGTACACCCACAGCGACTCCCACCGGCCCGCGTCGGCGCGGGTGGCCAGGTCGGAGATGACCGACCAGTGGTGGGCGGGAGGGACGTCGACCAGATCGAGTCGCCATCCCTGGGGCAGGAAGAGTCCGAAGCGCATGACCCGACACTAGCGCCGGCGGGCACCGTGGGAGAGCCTGTCACCTGCTGCCGGAGAGCCCGGGGTCCTCGGGCGACCACCGCGCGGGTCCGTTCCGTACCGGGTCAGGCGGTGGAGAGGACCGCGCTACGGTCCTCGGACTCGTCCTCGCCGTCGAAGTACAGCGCCACGTATCGACCCGCGACCTCGGCGACCTGCATGTCCATGTCATACACCAGCCGCAGGACCTCGGTGCGCATGATCTGCGCCGGGGTGCCGTCGGCCACGATCACACCGTCCTTCATGGCGATGATCCGGTCGGAATAGGCGGCGGCGATGTTGATGTCGTGGATCACCAGCACGATGGTCTTGTTCCGCTCCGCGGCGGTCCTGCGCAACAACCGCATGATCGAGGTGGCGTGGCGCAGATCGAGGTTGTTGAGCGGCTCGTCGAGCAGGACGTAGTCCGTGTCCTGCGCGAGGACCATGGCGATGTGCGCGCGCTGGCGCTGACCGCCGGAGAGCTCATCCAGGTACCTGTCGGCGAAACCCTCCAGTTCCATCGCCGTCAGGGCGTACTCGACGTGCTCGGCGTCCCCCGGGGTGGGCCGCCCCCCGTTGTGCGGGAACCTGCCGAAGGCCACGAGCTCGCGGACCGTGAGGCGGATGGACACCGCGTTCTCCTGACGCAGAACCGCGAGACGCCGGGCCAGCTCACGCCCACCGTTGGCGGACACGTCGACCCCGTCGACGAGGACGTGTCCCGACTCGGCGTCCTGGAGCCGGCTCATGACCCCCAGCAACGTCGACTTCCCGGCGCCGTTGGGACCGATCAGCGAGGTGACGCCGCCCTGGGCGAAGCACGCCGTGACGTCGTGGAGGACCTGCGTGTCCCCGTATGACGAACACACCGCGCTGGCCTCGATACCGCACTCGGTCGACCCCTCCGTAGACCACCGGGGCGCACTGGCTCGGTCGCCACGGCGGCGGAACGGGAGAAGGGACATGATGTGCCTCTTTCGTCAGCGTGCGCGGTTGGTCAGGAGCAGGAACAAGAACAGCAGGCCACCGACGAACTCGATGACGATGCTCAGCGCCGACTCCACGCCGAGGGCGCCGAGCACCATCTCCCCACCGGCCAGGGCGATCACGCCGAGGAGCGAGGCGACGGGCAGGGTGAAGCGGTGGAGGGTGGTTCCCAGGAGGGCATAGGCGGCGTTCGCGACGATGAGCCCGAAGAACATCACCGGGCCGATCAGGGCCGTGGAGGCGGAGACCAGGAAGGAGACCACCACGAGGACCACGATCGTCACCCGGCGGTGGTTCACGCCCAGGGCGACCGCCGGGTCACGGCCCAGCAGCATCACGTCCAGCCTGCGACCGAGCGCCGCGACCACGACCAGACCGGCGGCCACGATGAGTCCGCACGCGACGAGGACGTCCAGTTGAACTCCGCGGAAGCTGGCGAACATGGCGTCCTGGACCTGGAGGTAGGCGGCCGGGTCGAGGAGTCGCTGGAAGAACGAGGAGATCGACCGGAAGAACACCCCGAACACCACGCCGACCAGCAGCAGCAGGTGGATGTCGGTCCGGCGTCCACCGAGCAGCCAGAGGTAGAGCGCGGTCGAGGCCACCACCATGAGCGCGGTCTGCCCCAGGAATCCGGAGAGGCCGCCGCTGATCAGGCCGCCGGCGATCGCCTCGGGTCGCGGGACCATGAAGAACACGAACATCGTCTGGATGAGCAGATACAGCGAGTCGAAGCCCATGAGCGCCGGGGTGAGGATCCGGTTCCCGGTGACGGTCTGGAACAACACCGTCGACACGCCCACGGCCATGGCCACCAGGACGATCGCCACGGCATGGCGGGTCAACCGGTCCAGCGAGTAGTGCCACGCCCTGGAACCGACGGTCTCCGGGAGGCCCGTCAGGACCAGTGCGGCCAGCGTCGCGACCGCCACGGCAGCGCACACGATCGCCACCAGCCGGCGGCGTCTGCGGTCGGACTCCGCCCGGGTCCGGATGCCCGAGAACCTGTCCGGCGGGGTGACGAGAATCGAGGCCTCAGCCATTGCGCACCCCCCGGAGCATCATCGCCAGGAACACCGCCCCGCCGATGATCCCCACCAGGGTTCCCACGGGGATCTCCCCCGCGCCGGCGGATCCGCCGGCGAGGAGTCCCGGCAGAGACCGTCCGACCATGTCGCAGACGAGTACGGTGACCGCACCCAGGAGAGCCACGAGCGGGAGACCGCGTCGCGCGTCGTCGCCGACGAGCCTGGAGACGACGTTGGGAACCACGAGTCCGAGCAGCGGGAGGGCACCCACGGTGACGACGACGACGGCCGCGACGGCGGCCACGATGGACATGCCCAGTGCGACGACCGTGCGGTGATCCAGACCGAGACCGGTGGCCACGTCCTCCCCCAACCCGGCCACGGTGAACCTGTCCGCCGTGACGTAGGCGAGTACTCCCAGGACGGCGACCAACCAGAGCAGTTCGTACCGCCCGGCGAGGACCGCGGAGAAGTCGGCGAGCATCCAGGCGTTGAGCATCTGCAGCAGGTCGCGGGACAGGGCGAGGAATGCCGCCACGGCCCCCACGACGGACCCGAGCATGATCCCGATGAGCGGCACGATGAAGGAGTCGGAGACCGCGACCCGCCGGATGCACGCGAGGAACAGCGCGGTGCCGGCGAGGGCGAACACCATGGCGACGATCATCTTGATGACGATCGGCGCGCCCGGCGCGAGGATCGCCACCACGACGAGGCCCAGTCCGGCGGACTCGACCGTTCCGGCCGTCGAGGGCTCGACGAAGCGGTTCCGGGTCAGCAACTGCATCAACAGACCCGCGATCGCCAGGGAGGCCCCGGCGAGCGCCGCCGCCGCGGTCCGGGGCAGGCGGGCCTCGACCAGGTAGACGCGGTGTGCCTCGGAGAGGCCACCGGTCAGTACATCCCACACCGTGATGTCGGCCGCTCCGACGAAGACGCTGGCGAACAGCGCCACCACGAGTGCGGCCACGCCGAGAGCCGGCCACGGCATGCGCTGCCGTGGCCGGCTCTCCAACACGGTGGTGGTCACGACCGGATATCTCCGGGCGTCAGGAGACGGCCGAGTCGATCTCGGCGATCATCGCGTCCAGGACACCGAGGCCGCCACCGACGAGGTACCAGTTCTGCCCGTCGAGCATGTGGACATTGTCATTGGCCGCGGCAGCGGTCCGGTTGAACAGGGGGTTGTCCAGAAGCGCGGAGGCCGCCTCGCCCTCGGCTCCGATCGCCGCGTCACGGTCGATCACGAACACGTGCTCGGGGTCGAGCTCGGCGATCTGCTCCCAGCTCAGCGGTGCACCGTGCCTGCCCTCGGCGGCGACGTCGCCGGCGGACTCCATCCCGAGCTCGTTGAAGATGATGTCGAAACGGGTCCCGGGGCCGTAGGCGGTGACCTTGCCTCCCGAGGTCATCAGCACCAGTGCCGTCCCGGCGTTCTCGGCCTTGGCGCGGGTCTCGGCCACCTTCTCGTCGATCTCGTCGAGCTGCTCCGCCGCCTCGTCCTGGACGCCGAACAGCGCGGCGATCTCCTCCACCTTGGCGCGGTTGGAGGCGACCGTGTCGGAGGTGTCCGGATCACCCGCGATCACCTGGTCGGAGATCTTGGCGAACTCGGGCTCCATCGCCTCGGTACGGGCACCGAACAGGATGAGGTCGGGGCCGAGCTCGGCGATGACGTCCATCTTCGGCTCCTTGAGGCTGCCGACGTCGGCATACTCGTCGCTCGCATAGGTGTCGAGCGCATCCGGGAACACCCCGGTCTTGGGCAGGCCCACCACACGGTCCTCGAGATCCAGCTCGTCGAGGGTGTCGGCGGCCGCATGGCTGGTGAGGACAACCCGGGTGGGGCCTTCACCCTCGGCGCCACCGGACTGCGCGTCCGAGCTGCCGCAGGCCGTGAGCGCACCGCCGGTCAGAGCAAGGGCGGCGGCCGCGGCGACGATCTTGGGGAATCGGTTCACTGTCTCTCCAGGGGCTGAATCAGTAGTAATCAGTAGGTAAGGCTCACCTTAACCACCCTGGGGGCGTCAGGGCAAAACTAAGGTGTGGCTTGCCTCAGGACCTTTGACTGTCAGCGCCGTGGCGACCGTGTGGCTGTCAGCGCCGTGGCGACCGTGCTGCGCGCATGGCCACGGGTCCCGGGCGGGGGTACGATCGCGGCATCGTCGGCCCGGTCCGGTGCGCCCGGGGTCACGTGCGTCCTGTGCGACTCGTCCCGGTGACAGCAGGGCCCCGCGGCGAGAAGGCCCGGCGTGAAGGAGG
This Dietzia psychralcaliphila DNA region includes the following protein-coding sequences:
- the typA gene encoding translational GTPase TypA — its product is MALTEFRNVAIVAHVDHGKTTLVDAMLRQSGAFDERAELVDRVMDSGDLEREKGITILAKNTSVRRLGAGSGGADLVFNIIDTPGHADFGGEVERGLNMVDGVVLLIDSSEGPLPQTRFVLRKALAASLPVIIVVNKTDRPDARIDEVVEDAQDLLIGLASDLEDPDAQAAAERALELPVVFASGRAGKASTTQPANGEEPAGENLDELFALLYDVIPAPRGDADAPLQAHVTNLDASNFLGRIGLVRIHNGRLRKGQQVAWIHNLPDGGQETKSVRISELLATKGVERMPTEEAVAGDIVAVAGISDIMIGDTLADPENPVALPAITVDQPAISMTIGVNTSPLAGRNGGTKLTARMVKARLDQELVGNVSLKVLDTERPDDWEVQGRGEMALSILVETMRREGFELTVGKPQVVTQVIDGKVHEPMEHMTIDVPEEYLGAVTQLMAARKGRMEQMGNHGSGWVRMEFRVPARGLIGFRTTFMTETRGAGIANSESAGYEPWVGEIRSRHTGSLVADRAGKATAFALLSLADRGDFFIEPTSEVYEGVVVGENPRSEDMDVNITKEKKLTNMRAASSDTTETLQRARNLTLEEAMEFCAGDECVEVGPEAIRVRKVLLTANERAKSRSKSKSREQQSVN
- a CDS encoding SIR2 family NAD-dependent protein deacylase: MSKARLALAGGGPLVVLTGAGMSAESGVPTFRDAQTGLWERYDPTALATPEAWSRDRDTVWAWYRWREHLVGAAEPNAGHRAIARAAGDRSVTVVTQNVDDLHERAGSDEVHHLHGSLFAHRCDRCGTPIAAGPAPTGPVGRLAPPGCPRCEGRARPGVVWFGEMLPQQPWDAAVSAISAASAVLVVGTSGLVHPAASLPGIAADNGIPVVEVNPGPSGLGREAAVHLRATAGEALPMLLAR
- the aqpZ gene encoding aquaporin Z, whose amino-acid sequence is MSDSSPTTPSPTTPSGTAVIAAELIGTFWLVLGGCGTAVFAAVQVATADTGDVPVGVGYLGVSLAFGLTVLTGVYAFGHISGGHFNPAVTVGAAISGRLPWAKAPVYIVSQVVGGLLAGALILVVATGKDGFEATGHMAANGYGANSPDGYGLVSALIIEVVLTAIFVWVILGATDRRAPVGFAPAAIGLTLTLIHLISIPITNTSVNPARSTAVAFFNGDGAVGQLWLFWLAPILGALIAGSLYGPLFGERVKVERVTPGTAV
- a CDS encoding acetyl-CoA hydrolase/transferase family protein, whose product is MKDIHYEELPAEAVLDHVTPGMHIVSPIQNAAPPALLRALDAGAEGFTGVTIHHMDPWESLPFMEGAYPGRLRHVDYFLGPGSRKNFHEGRCDLVPVDFAQVPATLREFTPPGLAVTTVSEIDEHGFFSMGTNADYVASFIGQVPFFVEVNANMPRTFGRNHIHISQVVGVTRNDVPMITIEPPVPGDIENAIADVIAERVPDGACLQLGVGKLPNAVLSRLTGHENLGIHTEALSDGVMDLVDAGVIDGSRKTGRPFKHVTTFAVGSQKLMDWLHNNPSVAMLPVDIVNDPRVIGQEHNLHSINATSEVDLYGQAASETIGGRYWSGAGGQADFARGCRFSPGGHGFIVTPSQTSRGISRITLSLTPGSPVTTHKNIIESVVTEYGIATLRGRSVSDRAAALITIAHPDHRERLSREAREAGLLPRSAH
- a CDS encoding LLM class F420-dependent oxidoreductase, whose protein sequence is MRFGLFLPQGWRLDLVDVPPAHHWSVISDLATRADAGRWESLWVYDHMHTAPLTTGEATHEAWSLMSALGAVTSRVRLGQMCTCLGYRNPALLAKMASTVDHISGGRVEMGIGAGWYEHEWRAYGYGFPSAGERIAMLDEGVRIMLEAWADGIVSLDGEHFRIDGAIVQPRPLQDGGIPMWIAGGGERKTLRIAARHADYTNFDGSPEGFAHKSEVLLGHCADVGRDPSEITRTANYNVAVGETEKDVTDRLAFLRDRMARHVGADEAERQLGAYRDLPAVGTPEQIVEKLRGLEGLGMTYGVFYFPEIATDTSGLELFEREVIPALS
- a CDS encoding ABC transporter ATP-binding protein → MSLLPFRRRGDRASAPRWSTEGSTECGIEASAVCSSYGDTQVLHDVTACFAQGGVTSLIGPNGAGKSTLLGVMSRLQDAESGHVLVDGVDVSANGGRELARRLAVLRQENAVSIRLTVRELVAFGRFPHNGGRPTPGDAEHVEYALTAMELEGFADRYLDELSGGQRQRAHIAMVLAQDTDYVLLDEPLNNLDLRHATSIMRLLRRTAAERNKTIVLVIHDINIAAAYSDRIIAMKDGVIVADGTPAQIMRTEVLRLVYDMDMQVAEVAGRYVALYFDGEDESEDRSAVLSTA
- a CDS encoding iron chelate uptake ABC transporter family permease subunit gives rise to the protein MAEASILVTPPDRFSGIRTRAESDRRRRRLVAIVCAAVAVATLAALVLTGLPETVGSRAWHYSLDRLTRHAVAIVLVAMAVGVSTVLFQTVTGNRILTPALMGFDSLYLLIQTMFVFFMVPRPEAIAGGLISGGLSGFLGQTALMVVASTALYLWLLGGRRTDIHLLLLVGVVFGVFFRSISSFFQRLLDPAAYLQVQDAMFASFRGVQLDVLVACGLIVAAGLVVVAALGRRLDVMLLGRDPAVALGVNHRRVTIVVLVVVSFLVSASTALIGPVMFFGLIVANAAYALLGTTLHRFTLPVASLLGVIALAGGEMVLGALGVESALSIVIEFVGGLLFLFLLLTNRAR
- a CDS encoding ABC transporter permease, with the translated sequence MTTTVLESRPRQRMPWPALGVAALVVALFASVFVGAADITVWDVLTGGLSEAHRVYLVEARLPRTAAAALAGASLAIAGLLMQLLTRNRFVEPSTAGTVESAGLGLVVVAILAPGAPIVIKMIVAMVFALAGTALFLACIRRVAVSDSFIVPLIGIMLGSVVGAVAAFLALSRDLLQMLNAWMLADFSAVLAGRYELLWLVAVLGVLAYVTADRFTVAGLGEDVATGLGLDHRTVVALGMSIVAAVAAVVVVTVGALPLLGLVVPNVVSRLVGDDARRGLPLVALLGAVTVLVCDMVGRSLPGLLAGGSAGAGEIPVGTLVGIIGGAVFLAMMLRGVRNG
- a CDS encoding siderophore ABC transporter substrate-binding protein — protein: MNRFPKIVAAAAALALTGGALTACGSSDAQSGGAEGEGPTRVVLTSHAAADTLDELDLEDRVVGLPKTGVFPDALDTYASDEYADVGSLKEPKMDVIAELGPDLILFGARTEAMEPEFAKISDQVIAGDPDTSDTVASNRAKVEEIAALFGVQDEAAEQLDEIDEKVAETRAKAENAGTALVLMTSGGKVTAYGPGTRFDIIFNELGMESAGDVAAEGRHGAPLSWEQIAELDPEHVFVIDRDAAIGAEGEAASALLDNPLFNRTAAAANDNVHMLDGQNWYLVGGGLGVLDAMIAEIDSAVS